In a single window of the Planctomycetia bacterium genome:
- a CDS encoding matrixin family metalloprotease — MQRKPTALRNLFCAATIAMMAVQSAVAQSPGRGDMSAVLEETSVEDGIAVPGVGIEFYHETWGLPDPNREYTQACFAVGTAPEVVEYLNNLLEGDAAGPRYQITNRWLGSQGSNRNLTWSFVPDGLFIPNGIGEPAANSDLFARLDSLFASQGGRATWINRFEQSFNRWAEVSGVTYTRITVGGTDWDDGAAWGTSGAAGARGDIRISMKNIDGANNVLAYNQFPQNGDMVLDRSESWSSVANQHRFMRNIITHEHGHGLGILHVCPVNNTKLMEPFLALAFDGVRHDDIRAAQRHYGDSFEGGAGNNSAGAASPIGAVDIGSPITLGELPPPVSGTSPTVSSTISIDANAEQDWYLFSVPGPREATVTVTPRGISSYDSCVQTGSCPSGCPTNSLAAANLNVELIDTDGSTVLATANTQAGGLTETISGVTLPAAGDYYVRVYEGDAPSTSQLYVLNISVMAAPCQDPVVDPIADDANVCSVPYTSPAPSASGTPPFIWTLDGLPPGGMVIDNNTGVVSWPSPIASATPYTITVKALSQCGVGTSSVSYDLIVKPGDFDGDGVVTVTDIGPFVDHLIDVDNSTPCAEDVNLNTFGDGLDVQTFINSM, encoded by the coding sequence ATGCAACGAAAACCAACCGCGTTGAGAAACCTGTTTTGCGCCGCGACGATTGCGATGATGGCGGTTCAATCGGCCGTCGCTCAATCTCCCGGCCGGGGCGACATGTCGGCCGTATTGGAGGAAACGTCCGTAGAAGACGGCATTGCCGTGCCGGGAGTTGGTATCGAGTTTTACCATGAAACCTGGGGATTGCCGGACCCGAATCGGGAATATACGCAGGCCTGCTTTGCGGTCGGCACGGCTCCAGAGGTTGTCGAGTACCTTAACAATCTGTTGGAGGGCGACGCCGCGGGTCCCCGCTATCAGATCACCAATCGCTGGCTGGGTTCTCAGGGCAGCAATCGGAATCTGACCTGGAGCTTCGTACCGGACGGCTTGTTTATTCCGAACGGCATCGGCGAGCCCGCGGCCAACAGCGACCTTTTCGCCCGTTTGGATTCGCTGTTCGCCTCGCAAGGGGGCCGGGCGACGTGGATCAACCGGTTTGAACAGAGCTTTAACCGGTGGGCCGAAGTAAGCGGCGTCACCTATACGCGCATCACTGTCGGCGGCACGGACTGGGACGATGGAGCGGCATGGGGCACCTCGGGCGCGGCGGGCGCTCGTGGAGACATTCGCATCTCCATGAAGAATATCGACGGCGCTAACAACGTTCTGGCATATAACCAGTTTCCCCAAAACGGCGACATGGTCCTCGATCGCAGCGAAAGCTGGTCCAGCGTCGCGAACCAGCACCGCTTCATGCGAAACATCATCACGCACGAGCACGGCCACGGCCTCGGCATCCTGCACGTGTGCCCGGTGAACAACACGAAGCTGATGGAACCGTTTCTCGCCCTCGCGTTTGACGGCGTTCGCCACGACGATATCCGCGCCGCGCAGCGCCACTACGGCGACAGCTTTGAAGGCGGCGCCGGTAATAACTCAGCCGGCGCAGCAAGCCCCATCGGGGCGGTTGACATCGGCTCGCCGATCACGCTGGGTGAACTCCCGCCGCCGGTCAGCGGTACGAGTCCGACGGTTTCGTCGACGATCAGCATCGACGCCAACGCGGAGCAGGACTGGTATCTCTTCAGTGTTCCCGGCCCCCGCGAGGCGACTGTTACGGTCACGCCACGCGGTATCAGCAGCTACGACTCTTGCGTCCAAACGGGGTCGTGTCCCTCGGGATGCCCGACCAACAGCCTGGCGGCCGCCAATCTCAATGTCGAGTTGATTGACACCGACGGCAGCACGGTTCTCGCCACGGCGAACACTCAGGCCGGGGGCCTCACAGAGACGATCTCCGGAGTCACGCTGCCCGCAGCGGGCGACTATTACGTCCGCGTTTACGAGGGAGACGCCCCATCGACGTCACAACTCTATGTCCTCAATATCTCGGTGATGGCGGCGCCCTGCCAGGATCCGGTCGTCGATCCGATCGCCGACGATGCCAATGTTTGCAGCGTTCCCTACACCTCACCGGCGCCGTCGGCATCCGGAACGCCTCCGTTTATCTGGACCCTCGACGGCCTTCCTCCGGGCGGCATGGTCATCGACAACAATACCGGTGTCGTCTCATGGCCCAGCCCCATCGCGTCGGCGACGCCCTACACGATTACCGTGAAGGCCCTCAGTCAGTGCGGCGTCGGAACGAGTTCGGTCTCTTACGACCTGATCGTCAAGCCGGGTGACTTCGACGGCGACGGCGTGGTGACGGTCACCGACATCGGCCCGTTCGTGGACCACCTGATCGACGTCGATAATTCGACGCCGTGCGCCGAGGACGTGAACCTGAACACGTTCGGCGACGGTCTGGACGTGCAGACATTCATCAACAGCATGTAA
- a CDS encoding inositol monophosphatase, with product MSESLHPDELRRFAVELAHRGGRAADRLFGKVSVRRKPDKSPVTEADHIAQDAILRAIAERFPDHAVLVEETLADPSRHGRIKSSPYCWVVDPLDGTRNFARGIRIYACSIAVLYNGRPIAGAIYDASSGVMYSAASGGGALRNEDRILLDGSVPAISTHHAANVAPLVGSDRETTIAVGSFRRKPMPPFVRDWIGRYLIRNMGSTSLHFAWIAAGLVDAAYTNECKLWDIAAAALLIEESGGLMTTASGASPWPVQLDAYGGEDFNVLGGARAIHHQLLTDMRGHDPS from the coding sequence ATGTCCGAGTCCCTGCATCCCGACGAACTGCGTCGCTTCGCTGTCGAGCTGGCTCATCGGGGCGGCCGCGCTGCCGATCGGCTCTTTGGGAAGGTCAGTGTCCGGCGCAAGCCAGACAAAAGCCCGGTGACCGAGGCCGACCACATCGCCCAGGACGCGATTCTCCGAGCAATTGCGGAGCGATTTCCGGATCATGCCGTCCTTGTCGAAGAGACGCTGGCCGATCCCAGCCGACACGGCCGAATCAAGTCGAGCCCCTATTGCTGGGTCGTCGATCCACTCGACGGGACGCGGAACTTCGCCCGGGGCATCCGCATTTACGCGTGCTCGATCGCCGTGCTTTACAACGGCCGCCCCATCGCTGGTGCGATCTATGACGCCAGCAGCGGCGTCATGTATTCGGCAGCCTCCGGCGGCGGCGCGCTGCGCAACGAGGATCGAATTTTGCTGGATGGGTCAGTGCCGGCGATTTCGACGCATCACGCCGCGAATGTCGCGCCCCTTGTCGGCTCTGACCGTGAGACGACGATCGCCGTCGGATCGTTTCGGCGCAAGCCCATGCCGCCGTTTGTGCGGGATTGGATCGGCCGGTATCTGATTCGCAACATGGGATCGACCAGCCTTCACTTCGCGTGGATCGCAGCGGGACTGGTGGACGCCGCGTACACCAACGAGTGCAAATTGTGGGACATCGCCGCGGCGGCACTTCTGATCGAAGAGTCGGGCGGCTTGATGACCACGGCATCGGGGGCATCGCCCTGGCCCGTTCAACTCGATGCCTATGGCGGGGAGGATTTCAATGTCCTCGGAGGGGCTCGGGCGATTCATCACCAACTGCTGACCGACATGCGCGGCCACGATCCATCCTGA
- a CDS encoding diguanylate cyclase, which yields MKLRALKGQPIQATFFGLQVRTTVLLAGVVLVATALTGETSLRLSEEIVQDQTSRQASDLARALATAGSRAVQHDDRARLLGIAQDVISNDDVAYIIFTDLSGRWLACNQRGAGAIDSSLFRDREHFSVEPINCPRLIENEKSGPCIDVVYPVVAADEIVGAPGLRPTVGFVRIGLTLKAAQRAVSSMKRNIIGLSMGIALLMVPLSYQIVRRLVLPLNKMSRAAAALASGELTMQVPDDRADEIGDLARAFNKMADQLIISHHQLTEQSRELERRVTDRTRKLQEANQLLSELASRDSLTGLYNRRHFNEVLGQLFAESTRYQSDLTCMMIDLDNLKCVNDTLGHQTGDRLISLTAKAIAGSVRESDVAVRYGGDEFAVLLPRTMPDDARRSAERLLSRFREDVAREMPEASVASLSIGLASREKDQPATAQSLLHLADEALYLAKAGGKDRITVVRPAEGLCT from the coding sequence ATGAAGCTACGAGCTCTTAAAGGTCAGCCAATCCAGGCAACTTTCTTCGGACTTCAGGTCCGAACGACCGTGCTGCTTGCGGGCGTGGTGCTCGTGGCTACGGCGCTGACGGGCGAGACGTCGCTTCGCCTCTCCGAAGAAATCGTCCAGGACCAGACCTCGCGGCAGGCTTCCGACCTAGCGCGGGCTCTGGCCACGGCCGGTTCGCGCGCCGTGCAGCACGACGATCGGGCCCGGCTGCTCGGCATCGCGCAGGATGTGATTTCAAACGACGACGTGGCCTATATCATCTTCACCGATTTGTCCGGACGCTGGCTGGCATGCAACCAGCGGGGCGCCGGCGCGATTGATTCATCGCTCTTCAGGGACCGGGAGCATTTTTCGGTGGAGCCGATCAATTGTCCGCGCCTGATTGAGAACGAGAAATCCGGCCCGTGCATCGACGTGGTGTATCCCGTCGTTGCCGCGGACGAAATCGTGGGGGCGCCTGGATTGCGACCGACCGTCGGCTTCGTGAGAATCGGCCTGACCCTCAAGGCCGCGCAGCGAGCGGTGTCGAGCATGAAGCGCAACATCATCGGGCTGTCGATGGGAATCGCCCTGCTGATGGTCCCGCTCAGTTATCAGATCGTTCGCCGGCTCGTGCTGCCCCTGAACAAGATGTCCCGTGCCGCTGCGGCTCTGGCCTCCGGCGAATTGACCATGCAGGTTCCGGACGACCGGGCGGACGAGATCGGTGACCTCGCGCGGGCCTTCAACAAGATGGCCGATCAGCTCATTATCTCGCATCACCAGCTCACCGAACAGAGCCGCGAACTCGAACGGCGCGTGACCGACCGAACCCGAAAGCTTCAGGAGGCCAATCAACTGCTGAGCGAGCTCGCATCCCGAGACTCTCTCACCGGCCTTTATAACCGCCGCCACTTCAACGAAGTGCTTGGGCAGCTATTCGCCGAATCAACCCGATACCAGTCCGATCTCACCTGCATGATGATCGACCTGGACAACCTCAAGTGCGTCAACGACACGCTTGGGCACCAGACGGGCGATCGCCTGATCTCTCTGACGGCCAAGGCCATCGCCGGTTCGGTGCGCGAGAGCGACGTGGCGGTTCGATATGGCGGCGACGAGTTCGCGGTCTTGTTGCCGCGAACCATGCCCGACGATGCCCGCCGATCGGCGGAGCGGCTGCTTAGTCGCTTCCGTGAAGATGTCGCTCGGGAAATGCCGGAGGCGAGCGTTGCCTCGCTGAGCATTGGTCTGGCGAGTCGCGAGAAGGATCAACCGGCGACGGCGCAATCGCTTCTCCATCTCGCCGATGAAGCGCTTTACCTCGCCAAGGCGGGCGGCAAGGATCGAATCACCGTCGTGAGGCCCGCTGAAGGATTGTGCACCTAA
- a CDS encoding class I mannose-6-phosphate isomerase translates to MQVCPLIFEPIFKPKVWGGRNLERLLGKQLPPDIAIGESWECAGLAAGQSIVSRGPAKGRSLGDLVGAWKAELLGSVRAPGGCFPLLIKFLDAEAPLSIQVHPDAQAAEALGIDVTAKDEAWHVLEARDPGVIYRGLRSDVHLDDVAAAVHNDPASIVDLLHRIQVKAGETYCIPSGTVHALGPGVVVAEIQTPSDTTFRLYDWQRERPTGDAGLHISEGLQCIRDYKDFRAFEKRSHVTSVFTTVTRLITCPSFTIERVRFAGGVEQPIPYAELVVWIILEGDGEILHGRDGRETFRRGEVVLLPARLDTPRLKTHADCVWLEVTIPVASDLAAYGRPDRATLRSPDGTANSPIPLSISARRGPSKP, encoded by the coding sequence ATGCAAGTCTGCCCGCTTATCTTCGAGCCGATCTTCAAACCCAAGGTATGGGGCGGGCGGAATCTGGAACGGCTGCTCGGCAAGCAGCTACCGCCGGACATCGCGATCGGCGAATCGTGGGAGTGCGCCGGGCTCGCGGCGGGCCAGTCGATCGTTTCGCGGGGGCCGGCGAAGGGCCGCTCGCTGGGCGACCTTGTCGGTGCGTGGAAGGCTGAACTCCTCGGCAGCGTGCGTGCGCCGGGCGGCTGCTTTCCGCTGCTCATCAAATTTCTAGATGCCGAGGCGCCGCTGAGCATTCAGGTACATCCCGATGCCCAGGCTGCGGAAGCACTCGGGATTGACGTGACCGCCAAGGATGAGGCATGGCACGTCCTTGAGGCGCGAGATCCGGGCGTCATTTATCGAGGGCTCAGGAGCGACGTCCATCTCGACGACGTGGCCGCCGCCGTCCACAACGACCCCGCGAGCATCGTCGATCTGCTTCATCGCATTCAGGTCAAGGCCGGCGAGACTTATTGCATTCCAAGCGGGACGGTCCATGCCCTGGGGCCCGGAGTGGTGGTCGCCGAGATTCAGACTCCCTCGGATACGACATTTCGGCTCTACGACTGGCAGCGCGAGCGGCCGACAGGCGACGCGGGGCTTCACATCTCCGAGGGGTTGCAGTGCATTCGCGATTACAAGGACTTCAGGGCATTTGAAAAGCGCTCGCACGTCACGAGCGTGTTCACGACGGTGACGCGGCTCATTACGTGTCCGTCGTTCACGATCGAGCGCGTCCGATTCGCCGGCGGCGTCGAACAGCCGATTCCGTATGCCGAGCTGGTGGTCTGGATCATTCTTGAAGGCGACGGAGAGATTCTCCACGGACGCGACGGGCGCGAGACCTTTCGACGCGGAGAGGTCGTACTTCTTCCGGCCAGACTGGACACCCCGCGATTGAAGACTCACGCGGATTGCGTGTGGCTGGAGGTGACCATCCCCGTCGCGTCGGACCTTGCCGCATATGGGAGGCCGGACCGAGCGACGCTGCGATCTCCCGATGGCACGGCGAATTCGCCGATCCCGCTGAGCATCTCAGCCCGGCGCGGACCTTCCAAACCTTAG
- the arfB gene encoding aminoacyl-tRNA hydrolase, with product MSARTVEINQHLEIPLAELSFSFSRSAGPGGQNVNKVSTKVSLKFDVASSPSLSEHQKSLINERLATRIDKTGCLRISLSSERSQLANKEAAILLFARLLSNALRVRKKRIKSKPTAASKQRRLDAKRRQAQRKQARGRIDRQDD from the coding sequence ATGAGCGCTCGGACGGTAGAGATCAATCAGCACCTGGAAATCCCGCTTGCCGAGCTGTCGTTCTCTTTCAGCCGAAGCGCGGGGCCCGGCGGCCAGAACGTCAACAAGGTCTCGACCAAGGTCTCGTTGAAGTTCGACGTCGCGTCCAGCCCCAGCCTGAGCGAACATCAAAAATCGCTGATCAATGAAAGATTGGCGACCCGCATCGATAAGACCGGATGTCTTCGCATCTCGTTGAGCTCCGAACGGAGCCAACTGGCCAACAAGGAGGCGGCTATTCTGCTGTTCGCCCGGCTGCTCTCAAACGCCCTCCGCGTACGCAAGAAGCGGATCAAGAGCAAGCCCACCGCCGCCTCAAAGCAAAGGCGATTGGACGCGAAGCGCCGGCAGGCTCAGCGCAAGCAGGCGCGCGGCCGGATCGATCGTCAGGATGATTAG
- a CDS encoding DsbA family protein, with protein MKPSNSPNSSSSTWAGRLWSKRPMRITAGLFLLIGMGQSGGICGTNTGGGGNGGGNNGGGNGGGTTNTINLLASDHILGNPNATVVVVEYSDFQCPFCGRFARQEYATIKQNYIDTGKIRFVFRHFPLRNIHNRAEAAARSTECANDQGKFFEFHDLVFNTTDANGPILTDAQLQAHAVTLGLNTTTFNACFPPGDSKAARVQQDVNSGTALAITGTPTFFVNGQRLSGFQTAAQLSAVIDQKLAGN; from the coding sequence ATGAAGCCATCCAATTCACCGAATAGTTCCTCATCCACCTGGGCCGGTCGCCTCTGGTCGAAACGCCCGATGCGCATCACGGCTGGTCTGTTCCTGCTCATTGGGATGGGCCAGTCCGGCGGCATCTGCGGGACAAACACCGGTGGTGGAGGCAACGGCGGCGGAAATAACGGCGGAGGCAACGGCGGCGGAACGACGAATACGATCAATCTGCTCGCCAGCGACCACATCCTGGGCAATCCCAACGCCACCGTCGTCGTCGTCGAATACTCAGATTTCCAGTGTCCTTTCTGCGGCAGGTTTGCCCGGCAGGAATACGCCACCATCAAGCAGAATTACATCGACACCGGGAAGATCCGCTTTGTCTTCCGCCACTTCCCGCTTCGTAACATCCACAATCGCGCCGAGGCCGCCGCACGTTCGACCGAGTGCGCCAACGATCAGGGCAAGTTCTTCGAGTTTCACGACCTCGTCTTCAACACCACCGACGCCAACGGTCCCATCCTGACCGACGCCCAGCTTCAGGCACACGCCGTGACGCTCGGCCTGAACACAACCACCTTCAACGCCTGCTTCCCGCCCGGCGATTCCAAGGCCGCCCGCGTCCAGCAAGACGTCAACAGCGGCACCGCCCTGGCTATCACTGGAACCCCGACCTTTTTCGTCAACGGCCAGCGCTTGTCAGGCTTCCAGACCGCTGCCCAGTTGAGCGCCGTGATTGACCAGAAGCTCGCCGGTAACTGA
- a CDS encoding PIN domain-containing protein, whose translation MLQLCLRAFLFIALIATGLSYAESEEKGEFLGQYRVVFIIGSVFLAGLIVLIDLNISRKSLQAISGVFFGLAVGLLIAYGINEVLIALMKSFSPSLFADGREHPSIAITRVLIGLISCYFCVSFILQTKDDIRFVIPYVEFAKQIKGQRPIILDTSVIIDGRIVDICETGILDQRLIVPKFVLSELQAVADSSDKLKRNRGRRGLDVLNSLQSNKAIDVQVLEDHDMSADRSEPVDLKLLSLAQRMNGRVATNDYNLNKVAKVRGVQIININDLANAMKPIVLPGEAMTVKVVKAGEEQGQGVGYLEDGTMVVIEQGRAHIGEIVDLAVTSVLQTSAGRMIFGRVEGVSQPNRRRPSQQEA comes from the coding sequence CTGCTTCAATTATGCCTTCGCGCGTTTCTTTTCATTGCCCTCATCGCCACCGGCCTCAGCTATGCTGAATCGGAAGAGAAGGGGGAATTCCTCGGTCAATACCGGGTCGTCTTCATCATCGGCTCGGTCTTCCTGGCCGGGCTGATCGTCCTGATCGACTTGAACATTTCGCGAAAGAGCCTCCAGGCGATTTCCGGAGTTTTCTTCGGTTTGGCGGTGGGCCTGCTGATCGCCTATGGCATTAATGAGGTGCTCATCGCGTTGATGAAATCATTCTCGCCATCTCTCTTCGCGGACGGGAGGGAGCACCCCAGCATCGCCATCACCCGGGTCCTGATCGGCCTCATCAGTTGCTATTTCTGCGTCAGCTTCATCCTTCAGACCAAGGACGATATCCGCTTCGTCATCCCCTACGTCGAATTCGCCAAGCAGATCAAGGGCCAGCGCCCGATCATTCTCGATACCTCCGTCATCATCGACGGGCGTATTGTCGACATCTGCGAGACCGGCATCCTCGATCAGCGACTGATCGTGCCCAAGTTTGTCCTCTCCGAATTGCAGGCCGTCGCCGACTCCAGCGACAAGCTCAAACGCAATCGCGGTCGCCGCGGCCTCGATGTCCTCAACAGCCTGCAATCGAACAAGGCGATCGATGTCCAGGTCCTCGAAGACCACGATATGTCCGCCGACCGTTCCGAGCCCGTCGATCTGAAGCTGCTCTCGCTCGCCCAGCGTATGAACGGTCGGGTGGCGACCAACGACTACAACCTCAACAAGGTCGCCAAGGTCCGTGGCGTCCAGATCATCAACATCAACGACCTTGCCAACGCCATGAAGCCCATCGTCCTCCCCGGCGAGGCCATGACGGTAAAGGTCGTCAAGGCAGGCGAAGAGCAGGGCCAGGGCGTCGGTTACCTCGAGGATGGCACCATGGTGGTCATCGAACAGGGTCGCGCCCACATCGGCGAAATCGTCGACCTCGCCGTCACCAGCGTTCTCCAGACCTCAGCCGGCCGAATGATCTTCGGCCGCGTCGAAGGCGTCTCCCAGCCCAATCGTCGCCGACCCTCGCAACAGGAGGCATGA
- a CDS encoding superoxide dismutase — protein MLLPEALGLSSLAAFEGEGGGAPSQYELPPLPYAYDALEPYIDAQTMKIHHDLHHKGYTDGLNKALATLAVARDGGDFAGVGPVSRALAFHAGGYFNHNVFWNNMAPAGKGGGGKPDGKLSADINRDFGGFDKFTAHFSAAAASVEGNGWGVLAYHPALKRLMIFTMMNQQMQTPIGSIPLLMCDVWEHAYYLKYQNRRADYIKAWWNVVNWKNVSERYYAAMAQA, from the coding sequence ATGCTCTTGCCCGAAGCGCTGGGCCTTTCCTCGCTCGCTGCCTTCGAAGGGGAGGGCGGAGGCGCTCCGTCGCAATACGAGCTGCCTCCACTGCCGTATGCCTACGATGCACTCGAACCGTACATCGATGCCCAGACGATGAAGATTCATCACGATCTGCATCACAAGGGCTACACCGACGGGCTCAACAAGGCACTGGCGACGCTGGCCGTGGCCCGCGACGGCGGAGACTTCGCCGGCGTCGGACCGGTCTCCCGGGCACTCGCCTTTCACGCAGGCGGCTATTTCAACCACAACGTCTTTTGGAACAACATGGCGCCCGCCGGCAAGGGCGGCGGTGGAAAGCCCGATGGCAAACTCTCCGCCGACATCAACCGCGACTTCGGCGGCTTCGATAAGTTCACGGCGCACTTCAGCGCCGCGGCCGCTTCGGTCGAGGGCAACGGCTGGGGCGTCCTCGCCTATCATCCGGCCCTCAAGCGCCTGATGATCTTCACCATGATGAACCAGCAGATGCAGACCCCCATCGGCAGCATCCCGCTGCTCATGTGCGACGTCTGGGAGCACGCCTACTACCTCAAGTACCAGAACCGCCGAGCGGACTACATCAAGGCATGGTGGAACGTCGTGAACTGGAAAAACGTCTCCGAGCGCTACTACGCGGCCATGGCTCAGGCGTAG